The Eggerthella guodeyinii sequence CGGCGAGCACGGGCAGCAGCTCGGCGAAGGTTTCGTCGATCGTCTTTTTCTTGAGCTGACACTCCCAGATCACGTGGACGGTCCAGCCGAGCTCCTCGAGCGCGGCGCGGCTGCGCTCGTCGCGCTCGACGTTGCGCTCGAACTTCACCACCCAGTACTCCACGTTGCGCTTCGGCATGCTGGGCTTGCACCGCGGGCACCGGTGCCAGAAGCACCCGTTCACGAACAGCGCCACCTTCTTGCCGGGCCATGCCACGTCGGGATGTCCGGGCACCTTCCACTGCAGCCGGTAGCCCGTCAGGCCCGCCGCGCGCAGGCGCTGGCGCACGAGCAGCTCGGGCTTCGTGTTGCTGCGCTTGTTGCCCATCATCGACTTGCGCACGGCCTCGCTCGACGCGGGCGGCGGCAGCAGCTTGGCGGGCGCGGGCAGCGCCGGGCGCGCAAGGCGGTCCACCAATGCGGGAAACGGCTGGTTTTCAGTGCCGAGGAACACCGTTAGCCAACCGTTACTTTTATGTTGCTTACGAACCATCCCGCGCATGATACCACTGATTTTCCCAGGTAAACTATTCTCTCAGCGAAATAATCATCACAACATTGAGCTTACAGGTTCTTTATTTTCTCAGGGTTTTCCCCGATAATAGGCAGTGCTGTTGTGCGCGTGCGCAAGCACGCACGTACGTTCGGGGCCTCCTGCCCCGATACCGAAATGGAGGGAAACCAATGGAACAGCCTATGAAAGCGTCTTTGTCTCGCCGCACGTTCTTGGCAGGCAGCGCCGTTGCAGCCGCAGCGGCCGGTCTCAGCCTGGCAGGTTGCGGCGGTGGCGGCGACACGACGTCCACCCCGTCGACGGATGCGGGCACGACCGACACCGGCACGGCTGCCCAGGGCGGCACGCTGACCGGCGCGATGGCCTACACGAGCACGAACGTCAACCCGATCGGCAACAGCTCCGCGCTGATGCTGGCCGCCACGTGGCACGTGTTCGAGGGCCTGTACGACCTCGACCTGCACACCTACAAGACCTACAACGCGCTTGCCGCCGGCGAGCCCACGAAGGTCTCCGACACCGAGTACGAGGTCGCCCTGCGCGACGGCGCCAAGTTCTCCGACGGCACCGACGTCACGACCGCCGACGTGGTGAACGCGTTCGAGAAGAACATGGCCGACGCCACCTACGGCGCCTTCCTCGAGTTCATCGACACGGTGTCCGCGAAGGACGACAAGACCGTCTCCTTCACGCTCAAGTACCCCTTCGACAGCCTGCTCAAGGGCCGTCTGAGCGTGGTCAAGGTGTTCCCCGCGACGCTGACCGACGACGACCTGAAGACCAAGCCGATCGGTTCCGGCCCCTGGATGTACGACACCATCAACGGCGACGACGGCGGCGCCATCGAGTTCGTGCCCAACACG is a genomic window containing:
- a CDS encoding very short patch repair endonuclease, yielding MFLGTENQPFPALVDRLARPALPAPAKLLPPPASSEAVRKSMMGNKRSNTKPELLVRQRLRAAGLTGYRLQWKVPGHPDVAWPGKKVALFVNGCFWHRCPRCKPSMPKRNVEYWVVKFERNVERDERSRAALEELGWTVHVIWECQLKKKTIDETFAELLPVLAEELGKELKDA